Proteins from a single region of Pseudomonadota bacterium:
- a CDS encoding winged helix-turn-helix domain-containing protein — translation MTSFFSGLITSKIRIRILMRLFLNPQRHAYLRELATEFNVSPSQVREELLQLNNAGFLDSEKNGRQILYKANSLHPLFDELHSMVHKAMGMDRILDSIVERLGKLEEAYLIDDYAEGKDTGIIDLVLVGDIDQENLVDLVKKTERYIDRKIRTLTLSNTEWNNMKVKLSKQPLLRLWSKEA, via the coding sequence ATGACTTCATTTTTTTCAGGACTTATAACTTCCAAAATACGCATCCGCATTCTCATGCGTCTTTTCCTTAATCCGCAGCGTCATGCTTATTTACGCGAATTAGCCACCGAATTCAATGTCTCCCCAAGCCAGGTTCGCGAAGAACTCCTTCAACTCAATAACGCCGGTTTTTTGGATAGCGAAAAAAACGGTCGGCAGATTCTTTATAAAGCCAATTCCCTGCATCCACTCTTTGATGAACTGCATTCCATGGTCCACAAGGCAATGGGCATGGACCGCATTCTTGACAGTATAGTTGAACGATTGGGAAAACTGGAAGAAGCGTATCTCATTGATGACTATGCGGAAGGCAAGGATACCGGAATTATTGATCTTGTTCTGGTGGGCGATATCGACCAGGAAAATCTGGTTGACCTGGTCAAAAAAACCGAGCGCTACATTGACCGGAAAATCAGAACATTAACTTTGTCGAATACTGAATGGAACAACATGAAGGTGAAACTTTCAAAACAGCCGTTACTGCGTCTCTGGAGCAAAGAGGCATAA
- a CDS encoding glycosyltransferase: MHVHNDRIAVLIPCYNEAATIATVVNDFAAALPDAQIFVFDNNSTDSSADIARKAGATVISEYRQGKGNVIRSMFRSLEADIYVLVDGDSTYPADQVHNLIEPIIAKRANMTVGDRISTTYDLINHRRFHSFGNRLIRWLVNRLFASNLNDIMSGYRAFDRLFVKNFPVMSDEFEIETEMTIHALEKKFNIQEIPINYKDRPKGSTSKLNTFSDGFKIIKTIAFIFKNHKPMIFFGGTAILLALLGVVIGAFPVYEYMTYSYVFKVPSAILAAALETMALLSLTSGVILDTIVRQHKETYELHLSSYLSRTDINR; encoded by the coding sequence GTAGTTAACGACTTTGCTGCCGCTCTGCCAGATGCTCAAATATTCGTTTTTGACAACAATTCAACCGATTCATCTGCGGATATAGCCAGAAAAGCCGGAGCAACAGTAATTTCCGAATACCGGCAAGGCAAAGGCAACGTTATACGCTCCATGTTCAGATCTCTGGAAGCTGACATTTATGTATTGGTTGACGGTGACAGCACCTATCCTGCCGACCAGGTTCATAATCTCATTGAGCCGATTATTGCCAAACGGGCAAACATGACGGTAGGCGATCGAATCTCCACGACCTATGATTTAATAAATCATCGCCGTTTCCATAGCTTTGGAAACCGTCTGATCAGATGGCTGGTGAATCGTTTGTTCGCCTCAAACTTGAATGACATTATGAGCGGCTATAGAGCCTTTGACCGGCTCTTTGTAAAAAACTTTCCGGTAATGTCGGATGAATTTGAAATTGAAACGGAAATGACAATTCATGCCCTGGAAAAAAAATTCAATATACAGGAAATCCCTATAAACTATAAGGACAGGCCAAAAGGCAGCACTTCAAAGCTGAATACATTTTCGGACGGCTTTAAAATCATAAAGACCATCGCTTTCATTTTTAAAAATCATAAACCGATGATTTTTTTTGGCGGTACGGCAATACTTTTAGCGCTGCTCGGGGTGGTCATCGGGGCTTTTCCCGTATATGAATATATGACTTATTCATATGTATTCAAAGTTCCGTCAGCCATACTGGCGGCCGCGCTTGAGACCATGGCACTATTGAGTCTCACCAGTGGTGTCATACTGGACACCATAGTTCGACAACATAAAGAAACCTATGAACTCCATTTAAGTTCATATTTATCCAGGACGGACATTAACCGATAG
- a CDS encoding transcriptional activator RfaH has protein sequence MSAQWFAIRTKPNKEFLAKEQYEKQGFEVYLPITRRIVSHARKKTVKNKPFFPGYLFLYLKPEEQRWTTIASTIGSLGPVKFGENYPSVPEAVIHSLQSFENDQGHIAVSDAFEPGTKIRVFKGELEGFDGIFLESRGDDRAII, from the coding sequence ATGAGCGCACAATGGTTTGCCATCCGCACAAAACCCAACAAAGAATTTCTCGCCAAAGAACAGTATGAGAAACAAGGGTTCGAGGTATACCTGCCCATCACCCGCAGAATTGTATCCCATGCCAGAAAAAAGACGGTTAAAAATAAACCGTTTTTCCCGGGTTATCTTTTTCTGTATTTAAAACCCGAAGAACAACGCTGGACAACAATAGCGAGCACTATCGGCAGCCTGGGCCCGGTAAAATTCGGGGAAAACTATCCATCGGTTCCGGAGGCTGTTATCCACAGCCTGCAATCCTTTGAAAATGATCAGGGCCATATCGCTGTTTCTGACGCATTTGAGCCTGGCACCAAAATTCGTGTTTTCAAAGGTGAGCTTGAAGGATTTGACGGAATTTTCCTGGAAAGTCGCGGCGACGACCGGGCGATAATTTT
- a CDS encoding flippase-like domain-containing protein, protein MLSFKKTIIPCIKLTLTAGIFYYLISSGKLNLSKLGLLIDAPATLSLLLGIFLLIIIPLTSLRWLIILKISDLNISYLRSLTLTWIGNFFNISLPGTVSGDIIKGFYVYRLHRNKGKTMVFMSLLIDRITGLMGLVVMGTVAILFNWDRLYSQTQIQPLVHFILVLFVISVIFFGIILLPYRGDRDRLHVFISKIPRSGFLLVFYLTMKKLGAKPLKLLSTVAISFFIHCCIVFLFLQITKLIGAEPVDPFIQMFIMPFGFIATAIPIAPGGIGVGHAAFETLYSMMGIKGGADIFNLYIVIQLTNYMFGGIIYFFYKNEYNLSDVDKQELTKNQVI, encoded by the coding sequence ATGCTGTCATTTAAAAAAACAATTATCCCTTGCATCAAATTAACCCTTACCGCCGGAATATTTTATTATCTGATTTCCAGCGGCAAACTGAATTTAAGCAAGCTGGGCCTGCTGATTGACGCACCGGCAACCCTCAGTCTCCTGCTGGGAATTTTCCTGTTGATAATCATCCCGCTGACGTCCTTACGCTGGCTAATCATCCTGAAGATTTCAGATCTCAATATCTCCTACCTGCGATCACTTACATTGACCTGGATCGGCAATTTCTTTAATATTTCACTGCCCGGCACGGTGAGTGGTGACATCATCAAGGGATTTTATGTGTATCGCCTACACCGCAACAAGGGGAAAACCATGGTTTTCATGTCATTGCTTATAGACAGAATAACCGGATTGATGGGCCTGGTTGTGATGGGCACCGTTGCCATCTTGTTCAACTGGGACCGGCTTTATTCACAAACGCAAATCCAACCGCTGGTCCACTTCATCCTTGTTCTGTTTGTAATCAGCGTCATCTTCTTTGGAATAATTCTTTTACCATATCGCGGTGATAGAGACCGCCTCCATGTCTTTATTTCAAAAATACCCAGGAGTGGTTTTCTGCTGGTTTTTTACCTGACCATGAAAAAACTTGGCGCCAAACCCTTAAAGCTATTGAGTACCGTTGCCATCTCTTTCTTTATCCATTGCTGCATTGTTTTTTTATTTCTTCAAATCACCAAACTAATCGGCGCAGAACCTGTAGATCCTTTCATTCAGATGTTTATCATGCCCTTCGGATTTATTGCCACTGCAATACCCATAGCGCCTGGGGGCATTGGCGTCGGACATGCCGCTTTTGAAACACTTTACAGCATGATGGGAATAAAGGGAGGAGCGGATATTTTCAATCTGTATATCGTCATACAACTCACAAACTATATGTTTGGGGGGATTATCTACTTTTTCTATAAAAATGAATATAACCTGTCGGATGTTGACAAACAGGAACTCACAAAGAATCAGGTTATTTGA
- a CDS encoding glycosyltransferase family 2 protein → MDKFVDNKINTSDKITILIPAYNEELSIGKTVETMKSLYPDYEILVVDDGSTDSTMNVAMQAGANVWPHPYNIGNGAAVKTGLRCASSEWIVLIDADGQHDPKDIARLVEHKDKYDMVVGARSRESTTTFHRRFANRIFNWLATYITKFKIEDLTSGFRLIRKSTVEQYLYLLPNTFSYPTTMTMAYLRSGLTVKYVPIKARKRKGISKIRLFRDGVRFFLIIAKIATLFSPLRIFLPISFLFFASGSLYYLYTFIDSHRFSNMSALLLSTSVIIFMMGLISEQISQMRYDRVQ, encoded by the coding sequence ATGGATAAATTCGTGGACAATAAAATAAACACTTCTGACAAAATCACCATACTCATCCCAGCATATAATGAAGAATTGAGCATCGGTAAAACCGTTGAAACCATGAAATCACTCTACCCGGATTATGAAATACTTGTGGTTGATGACGGGTCCACCGATTCCACCATGAATGTTGCGATGCAAGCTGGTGCCAATGTCTGGCCGCATCCCTATAATATCGGCAACGGCGCTGCGGTTAAAACCGGGCTCAGGTGTGCCTCAAGTGAATGGATTGTGCTGATTGATGCCGATGGCCAGCACGACCCGAAAGATATTGCCCGACTTGTTGAACATAAGGACAAATATGACATGGTTGTCGGCGCCCGCTCCAGAGAATCGACAACTACTTTTCACAGAAGGTTTGCCAACCGGATTTTCAACTGGCTTGCCACCTATATTACAAAATTCAAAATAGAAGACCTTACTTCAGGCTTTCGCCTGATCCGGAAATCAACTGTTGAACAATATCTCTATCTGCTCCCTAATACCTTCTCTTACCCTACGACCATGACAATGGCTTATCTGCGAAGCGGTCTGACCGTTAAATATGTTCCGATAAAAGCCCGCAAAAGAAAGGGTATAAGTAAAATCAGACTGTTCAGGGACGGGGTTCGATTTTTTCTGATCATTGCCAAAATCGCCACGCTGTTTTCACCTCTGCGAATCTTCCTTCCCATAAGTTTCTTGTTCTTTGCCTCAGGCTCGCTCTATTATCTTTACACCTTTATCGACTCACACCGGTTTTCGAATATGTCGGCGCTGCTGCTCAGCACATCGGTCATAATCTTCATGATGGGACTCATATCCGAACAAATCTCACAGATGCGTTACGACCGGGTTCAATAA